From Lacipirellulaceae bacterium, the proteins below share one genomic window:
- a CDS encoding PRC-barrel domain-containing protein yields the protein MKLSEGEPVRASQLVGLNITNDEDETVGEINDLVLDDATGKVKYVALSAGGFLGIGDKLFAIPLDAFRWSKNKDNEWIGTLNVQEEDFENVEGFDQDNWPNMADRQWRTKHSDTFQNVRQENRRGDKRREDRDRTERRKLEEEAYRQKSGRGVYRVSQLMGLNIGNGNDETVGEINDLVFGARRGKALYVALEAGGTLGIGDGLFAVPFDAFNFRMKEGKEVTATLNATKQQFENAEGFDTDNWPNMADQKWKNRNDRSYATLERYDRYDGEQNDSEK from the coding sequence ATGAAGCTTAGCGAAGGAGAGCCCGTTAGGGCGAGTCAGTTGGTCGGTTTGAACATCACCAATGACGAAGATGAAACCGTTGGCGAAATCAACGATCTCGTTTTGGATGATGCCACGGGGAAAGTGAAATACGTTGCCCTGTCGGCTGGTGGGTTCCTAGGCATTGGCGACAAACTCTTCGCCATTCCGCTCGATGCGTTCCGCTGGAGCAAGAATAAAGACAACGAGTGGATTGGTACCCTCAATGTGCAAGAAGAAGACTTCGAGAATGTCGAAGGTTTCGACCAAGACAACTGGCCCAACATGGCTGATCGTCAATGGCGCACGAAACACTCCGACACTTTCCAAAACGTTCGCCAAGAGAATCGACGAGGTGACAAGCGTCGTGAAGATCGCGATCGCACAGAGCGAAGAAAGCTCGAGGAAGAAGCTTATCGACAAAAATCTGGACGCGGTGTCTATCGCGTCAGCCAGCTCATGGGCCTAAACATTGGAAACGGCAATGATGAAACTGTTGGCGAAATCAATGACTTGGTGTTTGGTGCTCGTCGTGGAAAAGCGCTCTACGTGGCTCTAGAAGCTGGAGGCACGCTTGGCATTGGAGATGGACTTTTCGCAGTCCCGTTCGATGCTTTTAACTTCCGCATGAAGGAAGGTAAGGAAGTGACAGCAACATTGAATGCGACGAAGCAGCAGTTCGAAAACGCGGAAGGTTTCGACACGGACAACTGGCCAAACATGGCTGATCAGAAGTGGAAAAATCGTAACGATCGCAGCTATGCTACGTTAGAACGATACGATCGCTATGATGGCGAGCAAAACGATTCGGAGAAGTAG
- a CDS encoding PA2169 family four-helix-bundle protein, translating to MSATSNLTEETVEHLQQLIQVNIDSREGFEEAAEAIDDPKVQKLFRRLESERAANVEELKQIVEFSGVEAEDDGSIMAAVHRCWLEARAALNGGDAHVVLCEAEKGEDKIKEQYEECLKDNPGSAVSDVLHAQYAKVKAGHDEVRDLRDAYAEK from the coding sequence ATGTCTGCCACGTCAAACTTGACCGAAGAAACGGTCGAACACCTTCAACAGTTGATTCAGGTCAACATCGATAGTCGTGAAGGCTTTGAGGAAGCGGCCGAAGCGATTGACGATCCTAAAGTACAGAAGCTGTTCCGTCGACTTGAGTCGGAAAGAGCGGCAAACGTCGAAGAATTGAAGCAGATCGTTGAATTTAGCGGCGTCGAGGCGGAGGATGATGGCTCAATCATGGCTGCTGTCCATCGTTGCTGGCTGGAGGCGCGTGCCGCGCTAAACGGGGGTGACGCCCACGTCGTACTGTGCGAGGCGGAAAAGGGAGAGGACAAGATTAAGGAGCAATACGAAGAATGCCTCAAGGACAATCCTGGTTCAGCCGTAAGCGACGTGCTGCATGCTCAGTACGCCAAGGTTAAGGCGGGGCACGACGAAGTGCGTGACTTGCGAGATGCTTACGCTGAGAAATAG
- a CDS encoding DUF3891 family protein: protein MIVRNVEEGWEIIFQGSHGLLAGQFARRMIAAKEIKFPLETLSSIIEHDDLKEEFGDDTYVTDAGAPKDFTLFEFSANERYQESRRRIEHAYRKHRWMGLLISKHVEFLYEGEETAKRLTDLIEEEKQHREKVLKQLGIDCEVLDTAYELLRWCDRCSLILCRENLPAMERRLEIMTDRSDTRFEIWKCESDYVHVEPWPFDCEDFEVAVEVHSVKRLSYSSDKQLESDLAEGQTELRRWTFTNEGC from the coding sequence GTGATAGTTAGAAATGTCGAAGAGGGTTGGGAAATCATATTTCAGGGCTCGCACGGCTTGCTCGCTGGCCAGTTTGCACGACGTATGATTGCAGCCAAGGAGATCAAGTTCCCTCTGGAAACCCTGTCTTCGATTATTGAGCATGACGATCTCAAAGAAGAGTTTGGTGACGATACCTACGTGACCGATGCGGGTGCTCCGAAAGATTTCACACTGTTTGAATTCTCAGCGAACGAACGGTATCAGGAGTCTCGCCGTCGTATCGAACACGCCTACCGGAAGCATCGGTGGATGGGACTACTAATCTCGAAGCATGTAGAATTTCTCTACGAGGGCGAGGAAACCGCTAAACGGCTAACCGATCTGATCGAAGAAGAGAAACAGCATCGTGAGAAAGTGCTGAAGCAGCTTGGAATCGATTGCGAAGTACTCGACACGGCCTACGAATTGCTTAGATGGTGCGATCGCTGCTCGCTGATACTCTGTCGAGAAAATCTCCCGGCCATGGAGCGTCGACTGGAGATCATGACTGATAGGTCAGATACCCGCTTCGAGATCTGGAAGTGCGAATCAGACTACGTGCATGTGGAACCTTGGCCCTTCGATTGCGAAGATTTCGAGGTTGCTGTCGAAGTTCATTCGGTCAAAAGATTGAGTTACAGCAGCGACAAGCAGCTGGAAAGTGACTTGGCAGAAGGGCAGACTGAGCTTCGCCGTTGGACCTTCACCAATGAGGGCTGTTAG
- a CDS encoding ANTAR domain-containing protein: MSEVQLPTNLDVVIAHCSEETRNTLCNGVGELGHRVRIVCNSNQALLETCLDRAPDLIISGIDLEDGDTVDTLIEISEKDPTPGIIVTPQSSLLNVEEALKDHVMAYLVEPIDEEQLKPTIYLVVERFKQFEELHKEVEVLKDAMAARKVIERAKGILMSSQDIDESEAFRRLQKLSTTKRMKMVAVAEAVITAAELDKL, encoded by the coding sequence ATGAGCGAAGTTCAATTACCCACTAATCTTGATGTGGTGATCGCCCATTGCAGCGAGGAAACCCGTAATACGCTTTGCAATGGTGTCGGAGAACTGGGGCATCGAGTCCGTATTGTTTGCAACAGCAATCAAGCGCTGCTCGAGACTTGCCTCGATAGAGCGCCAGACTTGATCATTAGCGGAATCGACCTCGAAGACGGTGATACCGTTGATACCTTGATCGAAATCAGTGAGAAGGACCCAACGCCTGGCATCATTGTGACCCCGCAATCATCGTTGCTGAACGTCGAGGAGGCACTGAAAGATCACGTGATGGCTTATCTGGTTGAGCCGATTGATGAAGAGCAACTCAAGCCAACAATTTACCTCGTTGTTGAGCGTTTTAAACAATTCGAAGAACTCCACAAAGAAGTCGAAGTCCTAAAAGATGCGATGGCGGCTCGAAAAGTCATCGAGCGTGCCAAAGGCATCCTTATGAGTTCTCAAGACATCGACGAATCTGAAGCATTCAGGAGGCTACAGAAGCTTTCAACGACGAAACGCATGAAGATGGTTGCCGTGGCTGAAGCTGTGATTACAGCCGCTGAGCTTGATAAGCTTTAG
- a CDS encoding DUF892 family protein, producing the protein MTALDRRPIERSELLATCRESAYELFDAECRLDEMLGDGYFQTKHRGFAALIKRFQAEGQERIARFERVFTRLDTPPRRHISRSVVAIVAAGEIRADQTHKERLRDLALLEVLLRIKHYSVAGYDLLIGMADTLKKSETSRLLIKSYEEEVLAIDAIMSLGEVSFYGELAVVGQLEETRTRTISTENQSQEKASEKNSE; encoded by the coding sequence ATGACTGCCCTCGACCGAAGACCTATCGAAAGGAGCGAGCTGTTAGCAACCTGTCGTGAAAGTGCTTACGAGCTGTTTGACGCGGAGTGCCGTTTAGATGAAATGCTTGGCGACGGTTATTTCCAGACAAAGCATCGCGGGTTCGCAGCCTTGATCAAAAGATTTCAGGCCGAAGGACAAGAGCGAATCGCTCGGTTTGAGCGTGTTTTCACTCGGCTCGACACACCGCCTCGTCGACACATAAGCCGTAGCGTCGTTGCGATAGTTGCCGCCGGAGAGATCCGTGCAGATCAGACACACAAAGAAAGACTTCGAGACTTAGCACTACTAGAAGTTTTACTGAGGATAAAGCACTACAGTGTTGCAGGTTACGATCTTCTGATAGGAATGGCGGATACACTTAAGAAAAGTGAGACTTCGCGTTTGCTAATTAAAAGCTATGAGGAAGAAGTCTTAGCCATCGACGCAATCATGAGTCTGGGGGAGGTCAGCTTCTACGGGGAGCTAGCTGTTGTGGGGCAGCTTGAAGAAACTCGTACACGAACCATATCTACAGAAAATCAGTCACAAGAAAAGGCGTCGGAGAAAAACAGTGAGTGA
- a CDS encoding alpha-amylase family glycosyl hydrolase, protein MSEASTIINRELAPLGSTVVEEGVTFHVWAPHAEAVSVIGDFNNWQEGATPMHRTDRDSWQCLVEDAEIGQEYRYLIHNGTQKLSRIDPYAREVTNSVGNGVISDTSFDWGDDDFELPTLNELVIYEMHVGTFNRPADEDVGEFEDVEAKLQYLAGLGVNAIQIMPSAEFAGDISWGYNPAHIFAVESAYGGPRALKQLVKSAHQHGIGVIMDVVYNHFGPSDLDLWQFDGWGENGKGGIYFYNDWRSTTPWGDTRPDYGRGEVRQFIYNNAMMWMDEFHMDGLRYDMTLYMRSVDGDESRSIPEGWSLAQWVNRDIHRKHPRAITIAEDLRNNDGITKPEEHGGANFSSQWDAKFVHPIRAVVSTPNDAERSMHAVKDALCYRYNLDAFERVIYSESHDEVANGKKRVPSEIDEADPDSWFAQKRSTLAAALVFTAPGIPMIFQGQEFLRGNWFDDSNPIDWTEEQECQGIVGMYRELIKLRLNREGKTAGLTGQRIEVHHVNDAEKLIAFRRWKDGGHGDDTVIIANFSNRGWEDYRVGFVRPGEWRLLFDSNAQVYSEDFEAFPTHNVQSDEGKWDGLAYNGSFSIAPYSVLIYGQ, encoded by the coding sequence GTGAGTGAAGCAAGCACAATCATCAATCGAGAGTTGGCACCGCTGGGAAGTACAGTCGTTGAAGAGGGCGTCACGTTCCATGTCTGGGCTCCGCATGCTGAGGCCGTGTCTGTCATTGGGGACTTTAACAACTGGCAAGAAGGTGCGACACCAATGCACCGCACTGACAGAGATAGCTGGCAGTGTCTGGTCGAGGACGCAGAGATCGGGCAAGAGTACCGTTACTTGATCCACAACGGTACACAGAAGCTCAGCCGTATCGACCCCTATGCTAGAGAAGTCACAAATTCCGTTGGGAATGGGGTGATTTCCGATACATCGTTCGATTGGGGGGACGACGATTTCGAGCTTCCAACGTTGAACGAGTTAGTCATCTACGAGATGCACGTCGGCACATTCAACAGGCCTGCCGATGAAGATGTCGGTGAATTTGAGGATGTTGAAGCCAAGCTTCAGTACTTAGCAGGGCTCGGCGTCAATGCGATCCAGATCATGCCCTCGGCGGAATTCGCTGGCGATATTTCATGGGGTTATAATCCGGCCCATATTTTCGCCGTCGAAAGTGCCTACGGCGGTCCTCGTGCGCTAAAGCAATTAGTCAAGAGTGCTCACCAGCATGGCATCGGCGTCATCATGGACGTTGTTTATAACCACTTTGGACCGAGCGATCTCGACCTCTGGCAGTTCGATGGATGGGGTGAAAATGGAAAGGGGGGAATCTACTTCTACAACGACTGGCGATCAACAACCCCCTGGGGTGACACCCGGCCCGATTACGGACGCGGAGAAGTTCGGCAGTTTATCTACAACAATGCCATGATGTGGATGGATGAATTTCACATGGACGGGCTTCGCTATGACATGACGCTCTATATGCGATCCGTCGATGGTGATGAGTCGAGGTCCATTCCTGAAGGCTGGTCGCTGGCCCAGTGGGTCAATCGCGACATCCATCGCAAGCATCCACGCGCGATTACCATCGCTGAAGACCTCCGCAATAACGACGGCATTACCAAGCCAGAGGAGCATGGCGGTGCGAATTTTAGTTCGCAATGGGATGCCAAGTTTGTGCATCCGATCCGAGCTGTCGTCAGCACGCCTAATGACGCGGAACGATCGATGCACGCCGTCAAGGATGCCCTCTGCTATCGTTATAACCTGGATGCATTCGAGCGTGTCATCTACAGCGAATCGCACGACGAGGTCGCTAATGGTAAAAAACGTGTTCCCTCGGAAATAGATGAGGCTGACCCGGATAGTTGGTTTGCACAGAAGCGATCTACTTTAGCAGCAGCCCTCGTATTCACCGCTCCTGGGATTCCAATGATTTTTCAAGGACAGGAGTTCCTCCGTGGTAATTGGTTTGACGATTCAAATCCAATCGATTGGACAGAGGAGCAAGAATGTCAGGGCATCGTCGGTATGTACCGAGAACTGATTAAGCTGCGCCTTAATCGGGAAGGTAAGACTGCCGGGCTTACAGGCCAACGCATAGAAGTGCATCACGTGAACGATGCCGAAAAACTCATTGCATTTCGTCGCTGGAAAGATGGTGGACACGGTGACGACACGGTCATCATCGCTAATTTCTCAAACCGCGGTTGGGAAGATTACCGCGTAGGGTTTGTGCGTCCAGGCGAGTGGCGACTGCTGTTCGACAGTAACGCCCAAGTTTACAGCGAGGACTTTGAAGCGTTCCCCACACATAATGTTCAGTCCGACGAGGGGAAGTGGGATGGGCTCGCGTATAATGGTTCGTTCAGCATCGCTCCATATAGTGTTCTCATCTACGGCCAGTAA
- the sbnA gene encoding 2,3-diaminopropionate biosynthesis protein SbnA → MKGPAENVLGTIGDTPLIRLKRYLQDASVELHAKVEYANPGSSAKDRPAFYMLRKAIEKGDVTASSTIVESSSGNMGIGLAQACCYYGLPFICVVDPRAQEHNLAIMRAYGTRIELVKQPDADTGDFLVARVNRVRQLLQSIPNAYWPDQYANRANPTSHARGTIREIFSALDGRLDYLFVATSSTGTASGCQHFLKEIGSSAKVVAVDAAGSVLFGGLPGERLIPGMGAGRVSELAAAAKFDEVTRVTDLDCVVGCRKLVQREAILAGGSAGGVLAAIEQRVDALAGSTCVAILHDSGRSYLDTVYSDSWVEATLGCAPENLASLIAGYKPEMVSVAW, encoded by the coding sequence GTGAAAGGACCCGCTGAGAACGTTCTGGGCACCATTGGCGACACACCACTGATTCGCCTTAAAAGATATCTGCAAGACGCCTCAGTTGAGCTGCACGCAAAGGTCGAATATGCCAATCCGGGCAGCAGCGCGAAGGATCGCCCCGCCTTCTACATGTTGCGTAAAGCGATTGAGAAGGGTGATGTCACCGCATCGTCCACCATCGTGGAAAGTTCATCGGGCAACATGGGCATTGGATTAGCTCAAGCCTGTTGCTATTACGGGCTGCCATTCATTTGCGTTGTCGATCCACGTGCACAGGAACACAATCTGGCGATTATGCGTGCTTATGGAACTCGTATCGAGCTCGTGAAACAACCTGACGCAGATACGGGTGACTTCCTTGTGGCACGCGTCAATCGAGTACGCCAGTTGTTGCAATCGATTCCCAATGCCTACTGGCCAGACCAATATGCCAACCGTGCTAATCCAACATCGCATGCCCGCGGAACAATTAGAGAAATTTTTTCCGCATTGGACGGTCGACTCGACTATCTTTTTGTTGCTACCAGTAGCACAGGAACTGCATCAGGTTGCCAACACTTTCTCAAAGAAATAGGGAGCTCTGCGAAAGTTGTGGCAGTCGACGCGGCTGGGAGCGTATTATTCGGTGGTCTTCCTGGAGAACGGCTAATTCCCGGAATGGGCGCTGGCCGGGTATCGGAACTGGCAGCTGCGGCAAAGTTTGACGAGGTCACCCGAGTGACCGATCTCGACTGTGTCGTTGGTTGTCGGAAGCTTGTTCAGCGTGAGGCGATTCTAGCAGGTGGTTCAGCCGGGGGGGTCTTGGCTGCCATCGAGCAACGGGTTGACGCACTTGCCGGATCGACTTGCGTAGCCATTCTTCACGATTCGGGGCGAAGCTATCTCGATACCGTTTACAGTGATTCCTGGGTTGAGGCCACTCTCGGCTGTGCACCAGAAAACCTCGCCAGCTTGATCGCTGGGTATAAACCAGAAATGGTGAGTGTAGCGTGGTAA